The nucleotide sequence CAAGGCATTCCTGTGGAGGTTGCCATGACTTACAATACTTCTTACAACGAAAACGTGTATTCGTATGTAAATAACATCAACACGATTGAAGGTGGTACGCACCTTGCCGGTTTCCGTAGAGGTCTTACCCGTACGCTTAAAAAGTATGCGGAAGATTCAAAGATGCTGGATAAAGTAAAGATCGACATTCAGGGCGATGACTTCCGTGAGGGGTTGACTGCTGTTATTTCCATCAAGGTGGCCGAACCTCAGTTTGAGGGACAGACCAAAACCAAGCTTGGAAACAACGAGGTGATGGGTGCTGTTGATATGGCTGTGGGTGAAGCTTTGGGTAATTACCTGGAAGAACATCCGAAAGAGGCCAAAATCATTGTGGACAAGGTAATTCTTGCTGCTACGGCCCGCCATGCAGCCCGCAAGGCCCGCGAAATGGTTCAGCGTAAGTCTCCGCTATCGGGTGGAGGTCTTCCGGGTAAACTGGCCGACTGTTCGTCCAAGGATGCTGCGATATGCGAACTATTCCTTGTCGAAGGGGACTCGGCCGGTGGTACTGCCAAACAGGGCCGCGACCGTAACTTTCAGGCTATTCTGCCGCTGCGTGGTAAGATCCTGAACGTGGAGAAAGCAATGCAGCATAAGGTGCTGGAAAGCGAGGAAATACGTAATATCTATACCGCTCTGGGGGTTACTATCGGTACAGAAGATGATACGAAAGCGCTGAATATTGTGAAGCTTCGCTACCATAAGGTTATTATCATGACCGATGCCGACGTGGACGGTAGCCACATCGCAACACTTATTCTTACTTTCTTCTTCCGCCACATGCGTCCGCTGATTGAGAACGGGTATGTTTTCATCGCTACACCACCACTCTACTTGTGTAAGAGAGGTAAAACGGAAGAGTATTGCTGGACTGAGCAACAGAGACAGGCGTTTATCGACAAATACGGTAACGGTAACGAAAACACGATTCACACACAGCGTTACAAAGGTTTGGGAGAAATGAACGACCACCAGCTGTGGGATACAACCATGAATCCGGATAACCGTACGTTGCGCCAGGTTACAATCGAAAACGCTGCGGAAGCTGATTTGGTATTCTCAATGCTTATGGGTGAAGAGGTTGCTCCGCGCCGCGAGTTTATTGAAGAGAATGCTACCTATGCAAAAATTGATGCTTAACAAATTATGAACAGGGAGGCCCGTCTTTTAACAATTAAGGAGCTGCATCAGGCAGTGGAATCGAATGCTTATCCGCAAGAGGGCGATATTCGTCCGCTGATTGGGGTGTCTTCCAATCAAAAAGAGGGGCTTTCCTGTATCAATAATACGTATATACAAGCTGTTATCGATGCGGGAGGTGCTCCTGTTCTCGTTCCGGTTACGACTAACCTGGATGCGTTAACAGCGATTGTGTCTCAACTCGATGGATTGCTTTTAACCGGCGGAGGGGATATTAATCCGCTGTTATGGGACGAGGAGCCTGTTCCTGAATTGCAGGAAGGCGATCCGACTCGCGACAGCTACGATTTTATCTTGCTTAAGCTGGCAACGGACAGATGTATGCCTGTGTTTGGAATTTGCCGTGGCCATCAGTTAATCAACGCGGCTTTTGGCGGAACGCTTTATCAGGATATCCATA is from uncultured Macellibacteroides sp. and encodes:
- the gyrB gene encoding DNA topoisomerase (ATP-hydrolyzing) subunit B yields the protein MSEELKNAPGSYSADSIQVLEGLEAVRKRPAMYIGDISEKGLHHLVYEVVDNSIDEAMAGYCNKIDVVINENNSISVADNGRGIPVDLHEKENKSALEVVLTVLHAGGKFDKGSYKVSGGLHGVGVSCVNALSTYMKAEVRRNNKLYMMEFSCGKPLNSLQIVGESKVTGTKITFQPDASIFTTVDYQYKTLADRLRELSYLNAGITLTLTDKRSPKEDGTFKTETFHSDEGLKEFVRYLDRTKEKLVENSIHIITEKQGIPVEVAMTYNTSYNENVYSYVNNINTIEGGTHLAGFRRGLTRTLKKYAEDSKMLDKVKIDIQGDDFREGLTAVISIKVAEPQFEGQTKTKLGNNEVMGAVDMAVGEALGNYLEEHPKEAKIIVDKVILAATARHAARKAREMVQRKSPLSGGGLPGKLADCSSKDAAICELFLVEGDSAGGTAKQGRDRNFQAILPLRGKILNVEKAMQHKVLESEEIRNIYTALGVTIGTEDDTKALNIVKLRYHKVIIMTDADVDGSHIATLILTFFFRHMRPLIENGYVFIATPPLYLCKRGKTEEYCWTEQQRQAFIDKYGNGNENTIHTQRYKGLGEMNDHQLWDTTMNPDNRTLRQVTIENAAEADLVFSMLMGEEVAPRREFIEENATYAKIDA